TGTATTTCGAGGCCCGCCAAAATGACGTTGAGATCGCGGAGTTGGATGCGGCCTGGGACGATTGGGAGCGCGACCCGGATGTGAAGGCCAAGCCTCCGCGACGGGCGGCGCCCGCAACGGTGAATGACCCGGCATTCCGCACTTCCGGCGCCAGTTGTACGTGGTCTGGTCCGTCACCCCGAGCTCGCGGCACACGTCGCCCACCTTGCGGCCGGCGTCGAACTTCTTGATGGCGCGGATGATC
The sequence above is a segment of the Candidatus Sericytochromatia bacterium genome. Coding sequences within it:
- a CDS encoding transposase, whose translation is MKSSRFSEEQIIRAIKKFDAGRKVGDVCRELGVTDQTTYNWRRKCGMPGHSPLRAPPVAEAWPSHPGRAPNRPRPHPTPRSQRHFGGPRNT